From one Erinaceus europaeus chromosome 4, mEriEur2.1, whole genome shotgun sequence genomic stretch:
- the COL10A1 gene encoding collagen alpha-1(X) chain: MIFFVFQNSCENMLPQITILLLMSLHLVHGGFHAELFQTPAGIKGPLPNTNTQFFIPYGIKSKGIAIRREQGVPGLPGPAGPRGYPGPSGPPGKPGYGSPGPQGEPGMPGPRGPPAIGEPGSPGLPGKAGERGPHGPKGDTGPAGLPGPRGPPGPPGIPGPAGISVSGKPGQQGPTGAPGPRGFPGEKGVPGVPGRNGQKGETGYGEPGHPGERGLPGSRGPMGPPGPPGLGKRGENGVPGQPGIKGDQGIPGDRGPMGPPGPQGPRGERGPEGIGKPGVSGAPGQPGVAGTKGYPGAPGTAGPPGPPGFGKPGLPGMKGQRGPAGLPGGPGAKGEQGPAGHPGEPGLTGPAGDMGPQGPKGIPGHHGMPGPKGETGPTGPAGHPGGKGEKGSPGLDGKPGYPGEPGLAGPKGNPGLPGPKGEPGVKGPPGVPGPVGLAGAKGMAGQDGEAGSRGAPGIPGTRGPTGPQGIPGLPGSKGDPGLPGPPGPVGIATKGLNGPTGPPGPPGPRGHDGEPGPPGPPGPPGPPGQTDLLGSVKAGQRPGLSGMPIVAAHQGLTGKPASAFTVILSEAYPVRGTPIPFDKILYNRQQHYDPRTGIFTCRIPGIYYFSYHVHVKGAQVWIGLYKNGLPVMYSYVEYTKGYLDQTSGSAIIELTEEDQVWLQMSSTAHNSLFSSKYSDSSFSGFLVAPM, translated from the exons atgattttttttgtttttcagaattCATGTGAGAACATGCTGCCACAAATAACCATTTTGCTGCTAATGTCCTTACACTTGGTTCATGGAGGATTTCATGCTGAATTATTCCAAACACCAGCAGGAATAAAAGGCCCACTACCCAACACCAATACACAATTCTTCATTCCCTATGGCATAAAGAGTAAAG GTATAGCAATAAGAAGAGAGCAAGGTGTTCCTGGTCTGCCAGGTCCTGCTGGGCCTCGAGGCTACCCAGGGCCATCTGGACCACCAGGAAAACCAGGCTATGGAAGTCCTGGACCCCAAGGAGAGCCAGGGATGCCAGGACCAAGGGGCCCACCAGCCATTGGGGAGCCAGGTTCACCAGGACTCCCAGGAAAAGCAGGGGAGAGAGGACCACATGGCCCGAAAGGAGACACTGGACCAGCTGGCTTACCAGGACCACGGGGCCCACCCGGACCACCTGGAATACCGGGTCCAGCTGGAATTTCTGTTTCGGGAAAACCTGGACAACAGGGACCTACTGGAGCTCCAGGCCCCAGGGGATTTCCTGGAGAAAAGGGTGTCCCAGGAGTTCCTGGAAGGaatggacagaaaggggaaacagggTATGGAGAACCTGGCCATCCTGGTGAAAGGGGTCTTCCAGGCTCTCGGGGTCCCATGGGACCTCCTGGTCCTCCTGGGCTGGGAAAAAGAGGTGaaaatggggttccaggacagccAGGTATAAAAGGTGATCAAGGTATTCCAGGAGACAGGGGACCAATGGGCCCACCAGGTCCCCAAGGTCCTCGCGGGGAACGAGGGCCGGAAGGCATTGGAAAGCCAGGAGTCAGTGGGGCACCAGGCCAGCCAGGAGTCGCAGGAACTAAAGGTTACCCAGGAGCTCCAGGAACCGCTGGACCTCCGGGGCCTCCCGGTTTTGGAAAGCCAGGCTTGCCTGGGATGAAGGGGCAAAGAGGGCCTGCCGGCCTCCCAGGGGGTCCAGGTGCCAAAGGGGAACAAGGTCCAGCGGGTCATCCTGGGGAGCCAGGTCTGACTGGGCCTGCTGGAGACATGGGTCCCCAAGGGCCAAAAGGCATCCCAGGCCACCACGGGATGCCAGGCCCTAAAGGTGAAACAGGGCCCACAGGGCCTGCAGGACACCCTGGGGGCAAGGGAGAAAAGGGGTCTCCTGGGTTAGATGGGAAGCCTGGCTACCCAGGAGAACCAGGTCTCGCTGGTCCTAAGGGCAACCCGGGGTTGCCGGGCCCAAAAGGTGAGCCTGGAGTTAAGGGTCCGCCTGGTGTACCAGGCCCTGTGGGCCTGGCCGGAGCTAAAGGAATGGCTGGGCAGGACGGGGAGGCTGGATCAAGAGGTGCCCCTGGAATACCAGGCACCAGAGGCCCCACTGGGCCACAAGGTATTCCAGGACTCCCTGGCTCTAAAGGCGATCCGGGACTTCCAGGCCCTCCTGGCCCAGTTGGTATAGCAACTAAGGGCCTCAATGGACCCACTGGGCCACCAGGGCCTCCAGGCCCAAGAGGCCATGATGGAGAACCAGGCCCCCCAGGCCCCCCGGGTCCTCCAGGTCCCCCAGGCCAAACAGACCTATTGGGCTCTGTAAAAGCAGGTCAAAGGCCCGGTCTTTCTGGGATGCCTATTGTTGCTGCCCACCAGGGTCTAACAGGAAAGCCTGCGTCTGCTTTTACTGTTATTCTCTCTGAAGCTTACCCAGTTAGAGGAACTCCCATTCCGTttgataaaattttatataatagGCAACAGCACTATGACCCAAGAACTGGAATTTTTACCTGTAGGATACCAGGGATATACTATTTCTCTTACCATGTGCATGTGAAAGGGGCCCAAGTGTGGATAGGCCTGTATAAGAACGGCCTCCCAGTGATGTACTCCTACGTCGAATACACCAAAGGCTACCTGGACCAGACTTCAGGAAGTGCTATAATCGAGCTCACGGAAGAAGACCAGGTATGGCTGCAGATGTCCAGCACTGCACACAACAGCCTATTCTCATCCAAGTATTCCGACTCCTCTTTTTCAGGATTCCTAGTGGCCCCAATGTGA